A region from the Azospirillum fermentarium genome encodes:
- the prfB gene encoding peptide chain release factor 2 (programmed frameshift), whose amino-acid sequence MRAEIEAAAGEIRDSLALLRRHLDWDNALRRLDELNALSEDPKLWDDPDRAQKIMRERTQLETSVNGYRALERDLSDSLELIEMGEAEEDATVVADAETQLYALRDRAGKLQIESLLSGEADANDCFVEVNAGAGGTEAQDWALMLLRMYLRWAEQHGYKTEWLEESPGEEAGIKSATVQIKGHNAYGWMKTEAGVHRLVRISPFDSQARRQTSFAAVSISPVIDDKINIEINEKDCRIDTYRASGAGGQHINKTDSAVRITHLPTNIAVSCQQERSQHKNRAKAWDMLRARLYERELKIREDAAAALEAQKTDIGWGHQIRSYVLHPYQMVKDLRTSVETSNSQGVLDGDIDRFLEAALAARIKGQSDEQDGA is encoded by the exons ATGCGCGCCGAGATCGAAGCGGCCGCTGGCGAGATCCGTGACTCGCTGGCGCTGCTGAGGAGGCATCTT GACTGGGACAACGCACTGCGCCGTCTCGACGAACTGAATGCCCTGTCCGAAGACCCCAAGCTGTGGGACGACCCCGACCGCGCGCAGAAGATCATGCGCGAGCGCACCCAGCTTGAAACCTCGGTCAACGGTTACCGCGCGCTGGAACGGGATCTCTCCGATTCCCTGGAACTGATCGAAATGGGCGAGGCGGAAGAGGACGCGACCGTCGTCGCCGACGCCGAAACCCAGCTCTATGCCCTGCGCGACCGCGCGGGCAAGCTGCAGATCGAAAGCCTGCTGTCGGGCGAAGCCGACGCCAACGACTGCTTCGTCGAAGTCAACGCCGGTGCCGGCGGGACCGAGGCGCAGGACTGGGCGCTGATGCTGCTGCGCATGTACCTGCGCTGGGCCGAACAGCACGGCTACAAGACCGAATGGCTGGAAGAAAGCCCCGGCGAAGAAGCGGGCATCAAATCCGCCACCGTCCAAATCAAGGGCCACAACGCCTATGGCTGGATGAAGACGGAGGCCGGGGTCCACCGGCTGGTGCGCATCAGCCCGTTCGACAGCCAGGCCCGGCGCCAGACCAGCTTTGCCGCCGTGTCCATCAGCCCGGTGATCGACGACAAGATCAACATCGAGATCAACGAAAAGGACTGCCGCATCGACACCTACCGCGCGTCGGGTGCCGGCGGCCAGCACATCAACAAGACGGACTCCGCGGTTCGAATCACCCACCTGCCCACCAACATCGCGGTGAGCTGTCAGCAGGAACGTTCCCAGCACAAGAACCGCGCCAAGGCGTGGGACATGCTGCGCGCGCGCCTGTACGAACGGGAACTGAAGATCCGCGAAGACGCCGCCGCGGCGCTGGAAGCCCAGAAGACCGACATCGGCTGGGGCCACCAGATCCGCAGCTATGTGCTGCATCCCTATCAGATGGTCAAGGATCTGCGCACGTCGGTGGAAACCTCCAACTCCCAAGGGGTGTTGGACGGCGATATCGACCGTTTCCTGGAAGCCGCCCTGGCCGCCCGGATCAAGGGGCAGAGCGACGAACAGGACGGCGCGTAA
- a CDS encoding peptidoglycan-binding domain-containing protein: MGRVLLFVGAVLLVSMQGAAARCVEEDAMGSDTLRGYVEGIQTALADHGFKPGPADGKTGPRTRSAIKAYQKKARLAVDGCVSQALIDHLNFAEPKVYAR, encoded by the coding sequence ATGGGGCGTGTTCTGCTTTTTGTGGGGGCGGTCCTTCTGGTGTCCATGCAGGGTGCCGCGGCGCGGTGCGTGGAAGAGGACGCCATGGGCTCCGACACCCTGCGCGGCTATGTGGAAGGCATCCAGACCGCGCTCGCCGACCATGGCTTCAAGCCCGGCCCGGCGGACGGCAAGACCGGGCCGCGCACCCGTTCCGCCATCAAGGCGTACCAGAAAAAGGCCAGGCTGGCCGTCGATGGCTGCGTCAGCCAGGCGCTGATCGACCATCTGAACTTCGCCGAGCCGAAGGTCTACGCCCGCTGA
- a CDS encoding nucleotidyl cyclase domain-containing protein → MPDATPAREAHRTMATDTNLPASFLINDDFRRKARQILTTHSTVPAGCVHLLGLEEIRERAGRKWDIIEQRVHDVTERILQKNLSPADAWIRYGGETYLVVFASKDKSKAQITCGRIKTQLMELLLGHQDTHDITVQTVVVDMNGQMLLESHALGSLLDGLAAKAGGHDARDGVFGDGAGGDAGVMVPAPDPGVLDFVHHPIWDAMAHVTSTYACQPRLTRTGFAPLIGYAVLDDREDVNAILDLDRHTLLEAVATLTELFQNRFRYILVLPVHFETMANTKRRRDYLTTCRMISKYLAPFVSFGLVGLPRGIPMGRLNEIVTALHAVGRSVTARTEEDGADLATYAQCGIKAAGIELSPYAEGTKAALELEHFSAACHKVGLSAHVDGVRDRRTMDLAVKAGFKYLSGPIIGSDDPYPQHMVRCTEKDLLMRARPKHRPGSV, encoded by the coding sequence ATGCCTGACGCCACACCCGCACGCGAGGCTCACCGCACGATGGCGACCGACACCAACCTGCCGGCTTCGTTCCTCATCAACGATGATTTCCGCCGAAAGGCGCGGCAGATCCTGACCACCCATTCCACCGTCCCCGCCGGCTGTGTCCATCTGCTGGGGTTGGAAGAAATCCGCGAACGGGCCGGGCGCAAGTGGGACATAATCGAACAGAGGGTCCACGACGTCACCGAACGGATCTTGCAAAAGAACCTGTCCCCCGCCGATGCCTGGATCCGCTACGGCGGCGAAACCTATCTGGTCGTCTTCGCATCCAAGGACAAGAGCAAGGCGCAGATCACCTGTGGCCGGATCAAGACCCAGTTGATGGAACTGCTGCTGGGCCACCAGGATACCCACGACATCACGGTCCAGACGGTGGTCGTGGACATGAACGGCCAGATGCTGCTGGAATCCCATGCGCTGGGCAGCCTGCTGGACGGCCTGGCCGCCAAGGCCGGCGGCCATGACGCACGCGACGGCGTTTTCGGCGACGGCGCGGGTGGTGATGCCGGCGTCATGGTGCCGGCGCCCGATCCCGGCGTGCTGGATTTCGTCCACCATCCCATCTGGGACGCCATGGCCCATGTGACGTCCACCTATGCCTGCCAGCCCCGGCTGACCCGTACGGGCTTCGCGCCCCTGATCGGCTATGCGGTGCTGGACGATCGGGAGGATGTGAACGCCATTCTGGATCTGGACCGCCACACGTTGCTGGAGGCTGTGGCGACCCTGACCGAACTGTTCCAGAACAGGTTCCGCTATATCCTGGTTCTGCCGGTCCATTTCGAGACCATGGCCAACACCAAGCGGCGGCGGGATTATCTGACCACCTGCCGGATGATTTCGAAATATCTGGCACCGTTCGTCAGCTTCGGGCTGGTGGGGTTGCCGCGGGGCATCCCCATGGGCCGGCTGAACGAAATCGTCACCGCCCTGCACGCGGTGGGCCGCTCCGTCACCGCGCGCACGGAGGAGGACGGCGCCGATCTGGCCACCTATGCCCAGTGCGGGATCAAGGCCGCCGGCATCGAACTCAGCCCCTATGCCGAGGGGACCAAGGCCGCCCTGGAGTTGGAGCATTTCAGCGCCGCCTGCCACAAGGTGGGGCTCAGCGCGCACGTGGACGGCGTGCGTGACAGACGGACCATGGATCTGGCGGTGAAGGCGGGATTCAAGTACCTGTCCGGGCCGATCATCGGCTCGGACGACCCCTACCCCCAGCACATGGTCCGCTGCACGGAAAAGGATCTGCTGATGCGCGCCCGCCCGAAACACCGGCCGGGAAGCGTCTAA
- a CDS encoding vWA domain-containing protein, with amino-acid sequence MFTSFFFELRRVGVPVSLKEYLTLMEAMKRHVAGHSVEDFYYLSRSCLVKDERNLDRFDRVFAQVFKGIGETPAAGEAVPVADLPEEWLRKLAERFLTDEEKAQIQSLGGWETLMETLAQRLKEQQGRHQGGSKWIGTAGTSPFGAWGYNPEGVRIGQSESRHRRAVKVWDRREFRNLDDTVELGTRNIKVALRRLRRFARTGAASELDLPGTIRATAGNAGYLDLKMVPERHNAVKLLLLLDIGGSMDDHIRLCEELFSAVRTEFKHLETFYFHNCIYESVWRDNARRFDERMPTWDMLHTYPADYKLVFVGDAAMSPYEILYDGGSVEHWNEEAGRVWMQRVLSVYRRAVWLNPVPEDRWGYTESTRLMKKIMEDRMFPLTIQGLDRAMRALL; translated from the coding sequence ATGTTCACCAGCTTTTTCTTCGAACTGCGCCGCGTCGGCGTGCCGGTGTCGCTCAAGGAGTATCTCACGCTGATGGAGGCGATGAAACGCCACGTCGCCGGCCACAGCGTGGAAGATTTCTATTACCTGAGCCGGTCGTGTCTGGTGAAGGACGAACGCAACCTGGACCGCTTCGACCGGGTGTTCGCCCAGGTGTTCAAGGGCATCGGCGAAACCCCGGCGGCGGGGGAGGCGGTGCCGGTGGCCGACCTGCCCGAGGAATGGCTGCGCAAACTGGCCGAACGTTTCCTGACCGACGAGGAAAAAGCCCAGATCCAGTCGCTGGGCGGCTGGGAGACGCTGATGGAAACCCTGGCCCAGCGCCTGAAGGAGCAGCAGGGCCGGCACCAGGGCGGGTCGAAATGGATCGGCACCGCCGGCACCTCCCCCTTCGGCGCCTGGGGCTACAACCCCGAGGGCGTGCGCATCGGCCAGAGCGAATCGCGCCACCGCCGGGCGGTGAAGGTGTGGGACCGCCGCGAATTCCGCAATCTCGACGACACGGTGGAGCTGGGCACCCGCAACATCAAGGTGGCGCTGCGCCGCCTGCGCCGCTTCGCCCGCACCGGGGCCGCCAGCGAACTGGACCTGCCGGGCACCATCCGCGCCACCGCCGGCAACGCCGGCTATCTGGACCTGAAGATGGTGCCGGAGCGGCACAACGCCGTCAAACTGCTGCTGCTTTTGGACATCGGCGGGTCCATGGACGACCACATCCGCCTGTGCGAGGAGCTGTTCTCCGCCGTGCGGACGGAGTTCAAGCACCTGGAAACCTTCTACTTCCACAACTGCATCTATGAGAGCGTGTGGCGCGACAACGCCCGCCGCTTCGACGAGCGGATGCCCACCTGGGACATGCTCCACACCTATCCCGCCGATTACAAGCTGGTGTTCGTCGGCGACGCCGCCATGAGCCCCTATGAGATCCTCTACGACGGCGGCAGCGTGGAGCACTGGAACGAGGAAGCGGGGCGGGTGTGGATGCAGCGGGTACTGTCGGTCTACCGCCGGGCGGTGTGGCTGAACCCGGTGCCCGAAGACCGCTGGGGCTACACGGAATCCACCCGGCTGATGAAGAAGATCATGGAGGACCGGATGTTCCCCCTGACCATCCAGGGGCTGGATCGGGCCATGCGGGCGCTGCTGTGA
- a CDS encoding HD domain-containing protein — translation MISPSQPPLLAFTRALEFAAHKHTDQRRKGLRAEPYINHLAEVAHLVAEATGGEDVEAVIAGLLHDTMEDTDTSREELEKMFGPTIAAIVSEVTDDKRLTRAERKQRQIDTAPAASPKAKLVKIADKISNLRSMKVSPPANWSLSRRREYFTWAAAVVEGLRGTNATLERLFDEAYHTGLASLEEE, via the coding sequence GTGATTTCGCCGTCGCAGCCCCCGCTTTTGGCGTTCACCCGCGCGCTGGAATTCGCCGCCCACAAGCACACCGACCAGCGGCGCAAGGGGCTGCGCGCCGAACCCTACATCAACCATCTGGCGGAGGTCGCCCATCTGGTGGCCGAGGCCACGGGGGGCGAGGATGTGGAGGCGGTGATCGCCGGCCTGCTGCACGATACCATGGAAGACACCGACACCAGCCGCGAGGAACTGGAAAAGATGTTCGGTCCCACCATCGCCGCCATCGTGTCGGAGGTGACCGACGACAAGCGTCTGACCCGTGCCGAGCGCAAGCAGCGCCAGATCGACACCGCGCCGGCCGCTTCGCCCAAGGCCAAGCTGGTCAAGATCGCCGACAAAATCAGCAACCTGCGCTCCATGAAGGTGTCGCCGCCGGCCAACTGGTCGCTGTCCCGCCGCCGGGAATACTTCACCTGGGCCGCCGCGGTGGTGGAGGGGCTGCGCGGCACCAACGCCACCCTGGAACGGCTGTTCGACGAGGCCTATCACACCGGGCTGGCCTCGCTGGAAGAAGAATAA
- the ccoG gene encoding cytochrome c oxidase accessory protein CcoG — MTLLNPFAPKADAAGASDSRHEHHEEEPRRHLFVNRPKVYPADVHGPFRRLKWLVVGLLLAVYYVTPWLRWERGPGIPDQAVLVDMVGRRAYFFFIEIWPQEVYYLTGLLIIGAFAIFAASTMVARLWCGYTCPQTVWSDLFMWVERKIEGGRTDRIRLDKAPLSTAKILKKTAKHGAWIVISLLTGGAWIFYFNDAPTLLRQMAQGEVSSGVLLFTGLFAFTTYFFAGWAREQICIYVCPWRSYQSAMMDEDTFVVTYQDWRGENRHPVRKSQSWEERAAEGWGDCVDCKLCVHVCPTGTDIRKGQQISCIGCGLCVDACNSVMEQMGRPGNLILYDSQSNQIAKTEGKPATVRLIRPRTIVYGLIMLTVSCVMAAALLLRPSVEVSVLRDRAPLFVTLSTGDIQNAYTIKILNKTHTARDYAVGLSGLPAARLSLAGEGGEVAAALNLSAAPDSVATYRILVRTPAGSVASGSSDVSVVVTDKASGEAARHGTVFMAP; from the coding sequence ATGACCCTCCTCAACCCCTTCGCTCCCAAGGCCGACGCCGCCGGCGCCAGCGATTCCCGTCATGAGCATCATGAGGAGGAGCCGCGGCGCCATCTGTTCGTCAACCGGCCCAAGGTCTATCCCGCCGATGTCCATGGACCCTTCCGCCGGCTGAAATGGCTGGTGGTGGGGCTTCTGCTGGCCGTCTATTACGTCACCCCCTGGCTGCGGTGGGAGCGCGGCCCCGGCATCCCCGACCAGGCGGTGCTGGTGGATATGGTCGGGCGGCGGGCCTATTTCTTCTTCATCGAGATCTGGCCGCAGGAGGTCTATTACCTGACCGGCCTGCTGATCATCGGGGCGTTCGCCATCTTCGCCGCCTCCACCATGGTGGCGCGGCTGTGGTGCGGCTACACCTGCCCGCAGACGGTGTGGAGCGACCTGTTCATGTGGGTCGAGCGCAAGATCGAGGGCGGGCGCACCGACCGCATCCGGCTGGACAAGGCGCCGCTCAGCACCGCCAAGATCCTGAAGAAGACCGCCAAGCACGGCGCCTGGATCGTCATCTCGCTCCTGACCGGCGGGGCGTGGATCTTCTATTTCAACGATGCGCCCACCCTGCTGCGCCAGATGGCCCAGGGGGAGGTGTCGTCGGGCGTGCTGCTGTTCACCGGCCTGTTCGCCTTCACCACGTATTTCTTTGCCGGCTGGGCGCGGGAACAGATCTGCATCTACGTCTGCCCCTGGCGCAGCTACCAATCGGCGATGATGGACGAGGACACCTTCGTCGTCACCTACCAGGACTGGCGCGGCGAGAACCGCCACCCGGTGCGCAAATCCCAAAGCTGGGAGGAGCGGGCGGCGGAGGGCTGGGGCGACTGCGTGGATTGCAAGCTGTGCGTCCACGTCTGCCCCACCGGCACCGACATCCGCAAGGGCCAGCAGATTTCCTGCATCGGCTGCGGCCTGTGCGTGGATGCCTGCAACAGCGTGATGGAACAGATGGGCCGCCCCGGCAACCTGATCCTGTACGACAGCCAGTCGAACCAGATCGCCAAGACCGAGGGCAAGCCGGCCACCGTGCGGCTGATCCGCCCGCGCACCATCGTCTATGGCCTCATCATGCTCACGGTCTCGTGCGTGATGGCGGCGGCCCTGCTGTTGCGCCCGTCGGTGGAGGTGTCGGTGTTGCGCGACCGGGCACCGCTGTTCGTCACCCTGTCCACCGGCGACATCCAGAACGCCTACACGATCAAGATCCTGAACAAGACCCACACGGCCCGCGACTATGCCGTCGGCCTCAGCGGTCTGCCCGCCGCCCGCCTGTCCCTGGCCGGGGAGGGCGGGGAGGTGGCTGCCGCCCTGAACCTGTCGGCGGCGCCGGATTCGGTGGCCACATACCGTATCCTGGTCCGCACGCCTGCGGGATCGGTGGCGTCCGGGTCCAGCGACGTGTCGGTGGTGGTGACCGACAAGGCCAGCGGCGAGGCCGCCCGCCATGGCACGGTCTTCATGGCCCCGTAA
- a CDS encoding aminotransferase class IV, with protein MSVWLNGAILDDGAAAIAPGDRGFTLGDGLFETMAVRDGRILRLDGHRARLAAGAAVLDLPLPPLDLDGMTAALLRVNGLTDATLRLTVTRGCGPRGVLPPADPVPTVLLTAAPFPAPLPPASCITATVTRRNEHSPLSRIKCLNYLDNILARQEAQRAGAGEAILLNTAGRVAEATAATLFVVLGGRLLTPPVSDGALPGVLRAAVLEQAGAEASLTPDDLSVCEEAFLSSSLGLRPIAVLDGRPLPRVGEAPERLTPLLFPLTA; from the coding sequence ATGTCTGTCTGGCTGAACGGAGCGATTCTCGACGACGGTGCCGCCGCCATCGCCCCCGGCGACCGTGGCTTCACCCTGGGCGACGGGCTGTTCGAAACCATGGCGGTGCGGGATGGCCGCATCCTGCGGCTCGACGGCCACCGGGCGCGGCTGGCCGCCGGGGCGGCGGTGCTGGACCTGCCCCTGCCGCCGCTGGATCTGGACGGGATGACGGCGGCGTTGCTGCGGGTCAATGGCCTGACCGATGCGACACTGCGCCTGACCGTCACCCGCGGCTGCGGCCCGCGGGGCGTTCTGCCGCCGGCGGACCCGGTGCCCACGGTCCTGTTGACCGCCGCCCCGTTTCCGGCGCCCCTGCCGCCGGCCTCCTGCATCACCGCCACCGTGACCCGCCGCAACGAGCATTCGCCCCTGTCGCGGATCAAGTGCCTGAATTATCTCGACAACATCCTGGCGCGGCAGGAGGCGCAGCGGGCCGGGGCCGGCGAGGCCATCCTGCTGAACACCGCGGGCCGGGTGGCGGAGGCGACGGCGGCGACCCTGTTCGTGGTGCTCGGCGGGCGCCTGCTGACGCCGCCGGTGTCCGATGGCGCCCTTCCCGGCGTGCTGCGCGCCGCGGTGCTGGAGCAGGCGGGGGCGGAGGCGTCCCTGACCCCGGATGATCTTTCGGTGTGCGAGGAGGCGTTCCTGAGCAGCAGCCTGGGCCTGCGTCCCATCGCCGTCCTGGACGGGCGTCCCCTGCCACGGGTGGGGGAGGCGCCGGAACGCCTCACCCCCCTGCTGTTTCCGCTTACAGCTTGA
- a CDS encoding DUF4139 domain-containing protein encodes MPLDKTLDTKRHGGPAAMLGWTVLALPLSMSVLPAQPALAQAAAADLTLKRVLLSTGGVGYYEYEGRVSGDATLPLTVRRDQVDDVLKSIVVYDDAGGVGTIALPGNEPLKAVFDGLPFPPDALDNPISLLTALKGSVVRATGNRTVEGRLLSVQPETTTLSSGATTTRHRVTLVTPSGLQHLILEEAESLTLAEPEKQAQLDRALSALARQGEQERRTLSIRTAGTGSRTVRVAYVAEAPLWKATYRLTLPAAGATSGDLQGWAVLENRSGADWSGVELTVVSGNPVTFRQALYDSYYVARPQVPVEVLGRILPRADDGTVPMAAESGYQADAREPPAAKAMMAPAPAAAPPPPAPMGRALQRPETPGAAQLAAAESTEATSQVVFRAPQPVTLASGESLMLPIVARSVPVTRVDLFQPAAHPRNPLAAVRLDNSGAGTVSLPPGVLTLYERDGGGAVSYVGDARMGAVPAGDRRLLSFSLDQKLRIDRSEQPGQTISAVTAADGVMTVTLMERQTTTYTIAGSVGEERTLVIEHPRRPGWSLAEPKGSTPDTTADAYRLPVTVPADGKASLTVTLERPRLERVVLADLSADQLGAHLSGRALPPALKTALERLMTLRVTLAEHQRRIAGLEKERTEITAEQERLRDNLGALPKDSDLYKRTLTKMSEQETRLDALAKELAAARRDSDAAQKAVADAARSVKL; translated from the coding sequence ATGCCATTGGATAAGACATTGGACACGAAACGCCACGGCGGCCCGGCGGCAATGCTGGGGTGGACAGTTCTGGCCCTGCCCCTGTCCATGTCGGTGCTGCCCGCCCAACCGGCCCTCGCCCAGGCGGCAGCGGCGGACCTGACGCTGAAACGTGTCCTGCTGTCCACCGGCGGCGTGGGGTATTACGAATACGAAGGACGGGTGTCGGGCGATGCCACCCTGCCGCTGACCGTGCGCCGGGATCAGGTGGACGACGTGCTGAAAAGCATCGTTGTCTATGACGATGCCGGCGGAGTCGGCACCATCGCCCTGCCCGGCAATGAGCCGTTGAAGGCGGTGTTCGACGGCCTGCCCTTCCCCCCCGACGCGCTGGACAACCCCATCAGCCTGCTGACCGCGTTGAAGGGATCGGTGGTCCGCGCCACCGGCAACCGCACGGTGGAAGGGCGCCTGCTGTCGGTGCAGCCGGAGACCACCACGCTTTCCAGCGGTGCCACCACCACCCGCCACCGGGTGACGCTGGTCACCCCATCCGGCCTGCAGCACCTGATCCTGGAAGAGGCCGAAAGCCTGACCCTGGCCGAGCCGGAAAAGCAGGCGCAGCTCGACCGCGCCCTGTCGGCGCTGGCACGCCAGGGCGAGCAGGAGCGCCGCACCCTGTCCATCCGCACCGCCGGGACCGGCAGCCGCACCGTGCGCGTGGCCTATGTGGCCGAGGCACCGCTGTGGAAGGCCACATACCGCCTGACCCTGCCGGCGGCAGGCGCCACCAGCGGCGACCTTCAGGGCTGGGCGGTGCTGGAAAACCGCAGCGGCGCCGATTGGTCCGGGGTGGAGCTGACCGTGGTCTCGGGCAACCCGGTGACCTTCCGTCAGGCGCTGTACGACAGCTATTACGTCGCCCGCCCGCAGGTGCCGGTGGAGGTGCTGGGCCGCATCCTGCCGCGCGCCGACGACGGGACCGTGCCCATGGCTGCCGAGTCGGGATATCAGGCGGACGCGCGCGAGCCGCCCGCGGCCAAGGCGATGATGGCACCGGCCCCAGCCGCCGCCCCGCCGCCGCCGGCCCCCATGGGCCGTGCCTTGCAGCGGCCCGAAACGCCGGGTGCCGCCCAGCTTGCCGCCGCCGAAAGCACCGAGGCCACCTCGCAAGTGGTGTTCCGGGCGCCGCAGCCGGTGACGCTCGCCAGCGGTGAATCGTTGATGCTGCCCATCGTGGCCCGCAGCGTGCCGGTCACCCGCGTGGACCTGTTCCAGCCGGCGGCCCACCCGCGCAACCCGCTGGCGGCGGTGCGGCTGGACAACAGCGGCGCCGGGACGGTCAGCCTGCCGCCGGGGGTTCTGACCCTGTACGAGCGTGACGGCGGCGGTGCGGTGTCGTACGTGGGCGATGCCCGCATGGGGGCGGTGCCGGCGGGAGACCGGCGGCTGCTGAGCTTCTCCCTCGACCAGAAGCTGCGCATCGACCGCAGCGAACAGCCGGGCCAGACCATCAGCGCCGTCACCGCCGCCGACGGGGTGATGACGGTCACCCTGATGGAGCGGCAGACCACCACCTACACCATCGCCGGCTCGGTGGGTGAGGAACGCACGCTGGTGATCGAACACCCCCGCCGCCCCGGCTGGTCTCTGGCGGAACCGAAGGGGAGCACCCCCGACACCACCGCCGATGCCTACCGCTTGCCGGTGACGGTGCCGGCGGACGGCAAGGCATCGCTGACCGTGACGCTGGAGCGTCCACGGCTGGAGCGGGTGGTGCTGGCCGACCTGTCCGCCGACCAACTGGGGGCGCACCTGTCGGGCCGCGCCCTGCCCCCGGCGCTGAAGACGGCGCTGGAACGGCTGATGACCCTGCGCGTCACCCTGGCCGAGCACCAGCGCCGCATCGCCGGCCTGGAAAAGGAGCGGACCGAGATCACCGCCGAGCAGGAACGGCTGCGCGACAACCTGGGGGCTCTGCCCAAGGACAGCGATCTGTACAAGCGCACCCTGACCAAGATGAGCGAGCAGGAAACCCGCCTGGATGCCCTGGCCAAGGAACTGGCCGCCGCCCGCCGCGACAGCGATGCGGCACAAAAGGCCGTGGCCGACGCCGCCCGCAGCGTCAAGCTGTAA
- a CDS encoding Rid family hydrolase, giving the protein MASVHSTFAAASVRRRGGAHARAVVGGRWVFVSGSNGFGADGCDIPDDAAEQAHRAFHNLRQALTEVEAGLDDIVRLRVYVSDSRDIPRVAPVLGDYFTDACPARSVVACPLADPRMKVEIEATARR; this is encoded by the coding sequence ATGGCATCGGTTCATTCGACCTTCGCCGCGGCGTCGGTGCGGCGCCGTGGTGGCGCCCATGCCCGCGCCGTGGTCGGCGGGCGCTGGGTGTTCGTGTCGGGCAGCAACGGTTTTGGGGCCGACGGCTGCGATATCCCCGATGATGCCGCGGAACAGGCGCACCGGGCCTTCCACAATCTGCGCCAGGCCTTGACCGAGGTGGAGGCGGGCCTGGACGATATCGTGCGGCTGCGCGTCTATGTCTCCGATTCCCGCGACATTCCGCGGGTTGCGCCGGTGCTGGGGGATTATTTCACCGATGCCTGCCCGGCGCGCAGCGTGGTCGCCTGTCCTCTGGCCGATCCCCGCATGAAGGTCGAGATCGAGGCGACGGCCCGGCGCTGA
- a CDS encoding response regulator codes for MHILAVDDDEPIRELLASYLAAEGFRVSTAHDTASARTVLGSDPADLVVCDLRLPDGDGLGLVRQIRSESHIPVIILSSKDQDVDRIVGLELGADDYLTKPFNPRELLARIKAVLRRVSGEQRPARSAEELRAVVQFANWELDLTAQRLRGQDGREVELTKAEFGLLAAFVKRPQRVLTRDQLLDLTRADGAEVFDRSIDVLILRLRRKIEANPKEPRIIKTERGAGYVFDSKVRTV; via the coding sequence ATGCACATTCTTGCGGTCGATGATGACGAGCCGATCCGGGAACTGCTGGCGTCGTACCTGGCGGCGGAGGGGTTCCGGGTCTCCACGGCGCACGACACCGCTTCGGCGCGGACGGTGCTGGGCAGCGATCCGGCGGACCTGGTGGTCTGCGACCTGCGGCTGCCCGACGGCGATGGGCTGGGGCTGGTGCGGCAGATCCGCTCCGAATCCCATATCCCGGTTATCATCCTGTCGTCCAAGGACCAGGATGTGGACCGCATCGTCGGGCTGGAACTGGGGGCCGACGATTACCTGACCAAGCCTTTCAACCCTCGTGAACTGCTGGCGCGCATCAAGGCGGTGCTGCGCCGCGTCTCGGGGGAACAGCGCCCGGCCCGCTCGGCGGAGGAGCTGCGGGCGGTGGTTCAGTTCGCCAATTGGGAACTGGACCTGACCGCCCAGCGGCTGCGGGGCCAGGACGGGCGCGAGGTGGAACTGACCAAGGCCGAATTCGGCCTGCTTGCCGCCTTCGTCAAGCGGCCTCAGCGGGTGCTGACCCGCGACCAGTTGCTGGACCTGACCCGCGCCGACGGGGCGGAGGTGTTCGACCGCTCCATCGACGTGCTGATCCTGCGCCTGCGCCGCAAGATCGAAGCGAATCCGAAGGAGCCGCGCATCATCAAAACCGAACGCGGTGCCGGTTACGTGTTTGATTCCAAGGTCCGCACCGTTTAG
- a CDS encoding 2-hydroxychromene-2-carboxylate isomerase has protein sequence MGAPIDFYFDFASPYGYFASLRIDAIAARHGRTVAWRPILLGAVFKVTGMKPNMQQPLRGDYLKHDVHRIARRSGAPFTWPAAMPILGVSASRAFWWLEGRDPAAARRLAGALYHAHWGEGRDISAAEAVVEIAASQGLDAAEVAAALQDPAVKDRLRQETDRAIERGVFGAPFIIVDGEPFWGSDRLDMVDAWLESGGW, from the coding sequence ATGGGTGCGCCCATCGACTTCTATTTCGACTTCGCCTCGCCGTACGGCTATTTCGCCAGCCTGAGAATCGATGCCATTGCCGCCCGCCATGGGCGGACGGTGGCATGGCGCCCCATCCTGCTGGGGGCCGTGTTCAAGGTCACCGGCATGAAGCCCAACATGCAGCAGCCGCTGCGGGGCGATTACCTGAAACACGACGTCCACCGCATCGCCCGGCGCTCGGGCGCGCCCTTCACCTGGCCGGCGGCGATGCCGATTCTGGGGGTCAGCGCCTCCCGTGCCTTCTGGTGGCTGGAGGGGCGCGATCCGGCCGCGGCCCGCCGCCTGGCCGGTGCCCTCTATCACGCCCATTGGGGGGAGGGACGGGACATCTCCGCCGCGGAAGCCGTTGTGGAAATCGCAGCTTCCCAGGGCCTGGACGCAGCAGAGGTGGCCGCCGCCCTGCAAGACCCGGCGGTCAAGGACCGGCTGCGCCAGGAAACCGACCGGGCCATCGAACGCGGCGTGTTCGGCGCTCCCTTCATCATCGTGGATGGCGAGCCGTTCTGGGGATCCGACCGGCTGGATATGGTGGATGCATGGCTGGAGTCCGGCGGCTGGTGA